One Deltaproteobacteria bacterium genomic window, AGATGCCGGCTCAGGACATCCATCTGGGGCTGCCACATCACCAGGCTCGATGCGAGGGAATGGCTCAGCACCACCACCTCTGCGTCTTTCTTTTCCGATAGTTCGTAATTTATCCGAATCCCGTTCGCTTTGATTTCCATAGCTTTTCTCCACCTAAATGCAAGGTCCTTAAACATTTTTTGAAAATCGGCGTTTACCCCGCAGAAAGCTGCGAGGAATCGGCTCGCAGATCATTTCCAATAATTTTGATACCATGGAAACGGACTGCGTTCAATGCATATTCCTGACATGATGGCGAAAGTAACGGTCTGTCCTTGCAGCAATTCTCACTATGAAATAGAATCGGCGTCAAAATTCTGTGTGAGTGGCATCTTGCCGCGACTTTTCGCGGCCCGTCGCAGATCCCGTATAGCGGGAGAAGCCGCTCCCACATAGCTGTTTTCCCGAAATGCGAATTGTTTCTGTCCTTGATAAGCGTTTTTGAAAAGAATATAGTGCGGAGCATCTGCCGCATGAATAACGCTATGGAAGTGTCTCAAGATATGGACCCATCCAAAAATGAACTGACCCCCCTGAGGGACATCATCTCGGGACTGCTCACCGACGGAACCCTGTCGTTCAATCCGGATGACGTGGATATCTGGAAGGTATGGAACGAGGTGGTGGGTGAAACCATTTCAGAGAGTGCCCGGCCGTCCCGGATCAGGAAGGGTCGTCTGAGCGTCACGGTTTCAGATCCGATCTGGCTTCAGGAACTCAATTTTTTAGAATCCACCATCAGGGAAAAGCTGAACAGCAAATTGGGCCGCATGGCCGTTGACAAGATCGACTTCAGGGTCGGCCGGCGATAGAGAAATTCCCCTGGCCCAGGAGGGGGGGAAGAACCTCCATCCCGGGCCGCCCCCCCTGCGTCGCTTCGATCAATGCAAGTTTGGCGCCCGAATCGATATTCGGGTAATTCAACTGAATCCGCTTCGGTTCGAGGTTGAACTGCCTCAGCCGGACGAAGATATCTGTCAGGCGGACGGCCGGATAGATCAGAGCAACCCTTCCTTTTTTCTTCAGAAGATAGCCGGCGGCAGACAGGATGTCGTCAATGGATGCCAGGAGTTCGTGTCTTGCAATGGCCCTTCGCGGATCGGGATTAATGCGGCCGCTTCGCATCTTTCGGTAGGGAGGATTGCATATGACCACGTCCGCCGAGGCGCCGGCCATGGGCGGATATCGGATATCCCCCAGAACGATGCCCATCCTCTGGTCCAAACCGTTCAACTGAACATTGCGCAAGGCCTGGGAGGCCAGATCTTCCTGGATTTCCAGCCCTACGGCATGGCCCACCGGCCGTGTGAGGAGGAGGATAAGGGGGATGATGCCGCACCCGGTCCCGAGATCGATCACCCTATCCCCAGGCCGGACGGTCACGAATTGGGACAGGAGGATCGCATCAATGGAGAAACGGTAACCATCTCTGGATTGAATGATCTGGAGCCGGCCGTCCAGAAATGGGTCGATGGACTCGCCGGGAAGGAGCTCTGGACGGCTGATGGCTGATGGCTGATGGCTGATGGCAAAAATCTCCGAAATGGAACTGCCTAAAATTTCCAAACGCTAATCAGCGTTTGAGGCGCAAGGCATAAGGCTGCAAGGCACAAGTTGTTAAGTTGATGAGCTGTTAAGCTTTTAAGCTGTTAAGCGGTTTTATCCCCGCCTATCAGCCGTCAGCTGTCAGCCATGGGCCAATTCTCAATATCCAGTATCGAGTATCCAGTATCCAGCACCCAGCATCCAGTCTCACGGCACCTGGATGATTTCATACGGATCGATCTTATTTAACACCAGACCCGTCAACACCTTGGGATAGAAATAGGTCGACTTTCTCGGCATGACCAGGCCGTTCCCGGCGACCTCGGTGACATGGGCCATCCGTGTGGGATTCAGGAGAAATACCATCCGGTATTTTCCCGATGCCACCTCTGAGACTGCCTTGGAGATATTGCTCTGATACTGAAATATCTCCTCATCATCCAGATCCTCTTTGCTGAACCCGAGGCCTTTCTGGAAAATAAGCCGGGAGAGGACGAGGACGTCGAGGGCCTTGAGGGAAGGATGAAGATCATCTCCCATCTCTCCTCTCATCCCCGGTTTCAATGAGAGGAGATGCCATCGGTCGCTATCCTGTGCATACCAGCCGAAAGCGGTCCGCTCCTTCCCCGCTTCCTCCAGTCTCTGCTTCAGTTCGGCCGATGTCTGGGGGGTGCCTGGAACGGTGATGGGAAATGTTTCCACATCAAACCATTGCTTCACCTTTTCAAGGAAGGCCTTGGTCTCGAATCCGGGAATCTTTCTTATCATTCTGTGGGAAGGGAGGATGGTAAGCCCCTTGTCGTTCATGCTGGAAAGATACATCATGACAAATTCATAGGATCGGTTCGCCGGTCTCTGACCGTACCTGGCCCGCATCATGTCCCGGTAATTTCTCGCAGTCTCATAGCGGTGGTGGCCGTCGGCGATAAAGATGGATTTATGGGCCATGGCCTCGGACACCTCTTTAAACAGACTCCTTCGATTGAGGACCCAGAGTTGGTGCCGGGTACCGTCCTCCAGACGGAAATCCATCTGAGGGGTGTTGGACAGGGCCTCGGTGCAGGCATTCAGCACCGCGTTTTCAGGGTCTTCATACAGCCCGAAAATCTGACTGAACTGGGCGTTGCACGCCCTGAACAGCTTGAGCCGATCGTCCTTGTGGGCGGAGAAGGTCCTTTCATGGGGGAGGATCACGCCGGAAGAAGGATCCTCGATACGCGCAAGGGCGATGATGCCCCATCGGACCCTTTCCGGCTCGCCGTTTCCAGGGTCGTAGGTCATGGCGGTAACGTAAAGAGACGCTTCCTTGGAGCGGATCAGGGTCCCGTCTGACTGCCATCTCTGAAAATGGTCTGCTGCACGGGTATAAACATTGTCCCAATCCGAGTCCCCGGTCCGTTTTTTGCCTAATATCAGCCGGATGACATTGTGGGGGTCTTCCTCATAATATCGAAGCTGTTCCTCTTCCGAGATAACGTCATAGGGGGGCGCTACCAGGCGGAAAAGATCTTGTCTCTGGTGGAAGTTATAGGTTAAACCTTTAAACGGTGCGACAATAGCCATTGATCACTCCTGAATGGACCCCCTAACCCGAGGGCCCTGTATGTTTTCGGCGTTTCCGGGCAGAACTCCCGGAATGCCCGTGGATTGATGACCTCTGCAAAGAGCTGCAGGGCTTTCCCAAGCATAAGAAATCTCGGACTTTTTTACGTCCGCTCATTATCCCCGCAGGAAGCCAGAGGAATGGGCTTTCTAAAAATTTCAATTGACGGACAAGTTGAGACGAAACTAAAACTCAATAATCTCTCTCAGTGCGCGGAATGTGTCAAGTAAATTTAAAGGGAGGAGGGACAGTTCATGATTTTGACGGAGGATAATCATGAGTTTCAGGTACGGGATCGACAGGGGGATGTAAGCCTGGTCATCGAAGGGGGAACCGCCGTTACCATGGCCCAGGGCGAAGCGCCCATTCGAGGGGCAAGGATTGTTATATCCGATGGGCGAATTGCGGATATCGGAAGGATGGCAGCGGTGCCGCTTCCCCTGGAGGGTCGAGTGGAAACCATAGATGCCGCAAATACCCTTGTACTGCCTGGACTGATCAACGCCCATACCCATGCCGCCATGACATTATTCAGGGGGTTGGCGGACGATCTCCCTCTGAAGCAATGGCTGTTTGAAAAGATCTTTCCGGCGGAAGCCGCGGGTCTGAACCCCGAGACAGTCTACTGGGGGGCCCTGCTCGGATGTCTCGAAATGATCGCCTCGGGAACCACCTGTTTTGTGGACGGCTATTTTTTTCAGGACCAGACCGTTCGGGCCGCCCACGCTGCCGGGCTCAGGGGGATCATGGCCCAGGGGGTGATCGATTTCCCTGCACCCGGCGTCCCCGATCCCCAGGACAATCTGAGGGTTGCCGGGGATTTCATCCGGAAATGGACCGGCGTCTCCAATCTCATCACCCCGGGAGTCTTCTGTCACAGCCCTCTCACATGTTCAGCCCGCACCCTGAAAGCGGCGTGGGACCTGTCCGAAGCGTATGATCTCCCTCTGCAGATTCATCTCTCCGAGACGGGCCAAGAGGTGAGTGACACGATCAAGCGGTACGGCAAACGCCCGGTTCACTACCTGGATCAATTGGGTCTGTTGGACGGATCGCTGATTGCGGTCCACGGTGTACACCTCGACGCCGGGGAGATGGCGCGCCTCGCGGAAAGAGGGGTCAAGATCGTGCATGTCCCGGAGAGCAATATGAAGTTGGGATCGGGCGTGGCCCCGGTCGCCGCCATGATGCGCTCCGGGGTCACCCTCGGATTGGGCACGGACGGGTGCGCCTCCAATAATGACCTGGATCTTTTCTGTGAAATGGAGACCGCTGCCAAAGCGGCCAAGGTCTTTGACCGGGACCCGCTGAGTCTGGGTGCAGGGACGGCCCTCGGCCTGGCCACCACCGGGGGCGCGGCGGTTATGGGGCTGGAAGGGGAGCTTGGAACCCTCGAAAAGGGAAAAAAGGCGGATATTATCATTGTCGATCTTGACAAGCCCCATCTCTGTCCCATGTATGACCCTGTCTCCACCCTGGTCTATTCCGCCAATGGGAGTGATGTGAGGGACGTCATTGTAAACGGTCGGATCATAATGAGGAAAAAACAATTTATGACCATCGATGCGGATGAGGTCATGGGGAAGGTGAGGGAGATCGGTAAGCGGATTGGGAATTTGAAAATTTAGGGATTCAGGGATTCAGGGATTGGGAATGAAGTGTGAACGCGGAACATCTCGCACCCTAGTTTCCTCGCAAGTTCGTACGTGGGGGGAGGGCACGCACCGGCCCCTGCAACGGCGATTTACGGGTTCATTTCCACAGAACCTCCCTCTCTTCCGGAAAAACCATTGCCTTGAGACGGCTTTATTTGCTATTTAGAGGTCTCAGGATAATCGCAGCACTTTCTGAACACGATTCTAAAAGCAGCGTGACGGGAACAGAGATACAGGAGAACCGTTGTTCTCTGCCAACTCATATCCGGAAGCGCATATAACTTCAAGCCCAATCTTACCTCTTTGGGCCATAACATCAATACACACAGGGTGAACAATATATGGCTAAAAAAAGAAATATAGGGCTTATCGCGGCCGTCATCTCAATCGTGGTGGTATTAGGTTTTCTGGGCTGGTTCTTAATGATGATTTTTGAGTCGGAGAAACCGAATATCCAATTGGCGCCGCTCCCCGAATATTTTGCTGAAAAGCAGGAACTCTTGCTTACCGTTACGGATGCGAAAAGAGGCATCCGGCGGATAGAGGTATCTGTAAAGCAGGAAGGGAGGGTCATGACTGTTCTTGAAAAGACCTTCTCCTTTGTCGGCCTTCTCAACCGCGAGGGAACCCATCGCTTCGAGACCCGTTTTCCGGTGGATCTCTCCAGCCTCAATCTGGCCCAGGGCCGGGCGGACTTTTATGTGTCTGTATGGGATTATTCAAGAAGAAATGGGGGCGACGGGAACCATTCCATATTCGAACACAAGATGATCGTGGATACCATCCCCCCGGCCATCAGGTCTCTGAGCAGTCTCAATTACGCCAATATGGGCGGAAGCGGACTGGTGGTTTACCAGACCAGCTCTGATGCGACAGAGAGCGGACTGTTTGTCAATGACACCTTCTTCCCCGGCTTCCCTGCAGGAGAAGGCGCTCAGGAGGGGATGTATGTCTGCTATTTCGCTATTCCGTTCGATATCCAAGGGAAACCGGAGATCTATCTCTGGGCGGAAGATCGGGCCGGCAACCATTCAAGGGGCATCTTTAACTGTCGTATTCGCCAAAAGCGTTTCCGTAAAGATAAGATGAACATATCCGACCGGTTTCTGGAACAGATCCTTCCCTATTTTTCCTCATATCTAAAAAATATGACCGGGCCGGATATCGATAAGTTCCTTAAAATAAATAAGGACTTACGACTGGAAAATGCACGCACCTTCTACGAGCTGAGAACAAAAACAAGTCCGAAGATGCTCTGGGACGGGGTCTGGATCAGGCTCAAGAATGCCGCCAATATGGCAGGGTTCGGAGATCATCGGACCTATTACTACAACGGGGAGAAGATCGATGAACAGACGCATATGGGCCTGGATCTGGCCTCTTTGGCCAATTCCGAGGTCCAGGCCGCCAACAACGGCCGGGTCGTTTTCGCCGGCGACCTCGGCATCTACGGGCTGACCGTGGTCCTGGATCACGGCCAGGGGTTGGCCTCTACCTATTCCCATCTCAGCGGCATCGGCGTACAAATGGACCAGGAGGTGATGAAGGGCGATATCATCGGAATCACCGGACAGACCGGGTTGGCGGGGGGCGACCACCTCCATTACGGGGTGATGGTCAACGGCCAGTTCGTCAATCCCATCGAGTGGTGGGACAGTCACTGGATTCAGGACAATGTCACCAAAAAACTGGATATGCTGAAGAAGTGAGGCACTTCTGGACGCGGAACGCGGAACGAAGAGGGCTATGAATTTGTCATGCGTCGTCAAACCTCATGACAGTGAAGCGACTGACCATACATGACCATTTCATGACTTTTTTCCAGCCGGAATCCCGAGCAATTTTTTTGCCAGTTTAATCTTCTTGTCCAATTGACCCTCCCTGAAGATCATCACCCGCTGCGCCTGGGGGGACCCGGCCCCGTGCATGGATTCCACCAGGGCGGTCCCCCCGGTCATGGCCTCGATCAGGCGGGCGATCTTGATCCGGTGCTTCGTAGGGATGCCTTTGGCCCCTGAGAAATATTTTTCAACCAGATGCCCGATCTCTTCGCTTTCCAGGTCGTACTGGCTGGGAAGGGTCGCGATAAACCCGCCCGCCAGGTCAACGGCCAGACGGGCGATCTCGAAGTGAAAACGGGTGACATTCTGCTTGCACACGTTGGCCAGCATGGTATCCACCATAAAGGCCCCGGAGGGGGTGGGCCAGCCTTCTGCCGAGCAGGCGATGGAGGAGCTGTAGAGGGTTTCGCACAGGTGGATCATCTCCGTGACCTTATCCTTGACATGGGAGGCCTTTGCGGTTCCCTGGATCTGGGCCAGGTAGCTGACGGCCCCGGTCAGGACGTCCATGAGGCCGGTCTTGCAGGCCCCGTAATTGGCGCGGTGGTGGGCGGCGAATCGATAGACCAGGGCCCCTGTAAAATCCGTCTCGCCGTCCATGAACACCCTCTCTGCGGGAACAAAGACATCCTCAAACGCGATGACCGCCTCCCCGCCCACGGCCCCGAAGGAGGGCTTGCCCACGTCAATCCGCTCCCGATTGTCGCGGCGGTCGTCGTTGGCCTGGCGGCCGAAGATCATGGTGATCCCCGGCGCATTCACCGGAACGGCGCAGACCACGGCATAGTCCTTTGAGCGCTCATCCATGGCCGACGTGGGCATGACCAGGATCTCGTGGGAATTCACGGCCCCGGTCATATGGATCTTGGCCCCCCGGATAACGATCCCGTCATCCCGCCGCTCCACCACATGGAGATACTGGTCCGGATCGGGCTGGTCCGCTGCACTCTTGGACCGATCGCCTTTCGGGTCCGTCATGGCCCCCACCACCATCAGGTTTTCATCCTGGATCCGGATCAGCCAACGCTTGAATCGTTCCAGGTAGTCTGTCCCGTGCGTTTCATCGATTTCGTAGGCCACGGAGTAAGTGGCGTTGATCCCGTCATGGCCCACACACCGCTGAAAGCAGGTGGCGGTCTTTTGGCCCAGCACCCGCAGGAGCCTGATCTTCTTGATCAGGTCCTCGATATTCTGATGCACGTGGGTGAACCGGCTGATGGTCCGGCCGGTCAGGTGTGAGACCGCGGTGGCCAGGTCCTTGTATTCATCATCATTGGCCAGGGCATAGGTCATGGCCGCGGCCCGCACATGGGGGGCCGTGGCCGGGTGACGGGTCACATCCTCAATCTTCTTGCCCTTGTAATAGATGCAAGGGTGTAACTGCCTGAGACTCTCGATATATTCGGCGCCGTTTTTAAGTTTCATGGGTGCTCCTTTATCGGTTTGTTGCTGCTCCTTTTTCTCTGAGGGTGCGGCGGAGAAATTTACCTGTCAAGGTCTTGGGAATTTCAGAGACAAATTCCACCTTTCTCGGGTACTTGTAGGCGGCCATGCGGGCCTTGCAAAAGGATATGATATCCTCGGCCGTGACAGATTCCTTCATCCCTTCTTTCAATGCAACAAAGGCCTTGACCGTTTCCCCCCGGTAAGGATCCGCCTCCCCCACCACCGCGGTCTCTTTTACCGCTGGATGCTGATAGATCACATCTTCCACATCCCGGGGCCAGACCTTGTAGCCGGACGCCACGATCATGTCTTTTTTCCGGTCCACCACATAGAACCAGCCGTCCTCATCCATCTTGCCCACATCTCCGGTATAGAGCCAGCCGCCGCGGATGGCATGGGCGGTTTCTTCGGGCTTCTGCCAGTATCCCGGTATGAGGATGGGACCGGAATCAATGATCTCCCCGACCTCACCGGGAGAGAGTTCCCGGGTCCCCTCCTCCAGATCCATGATTTTCATGACGCAGTTGGGGACAGGGACCCCCACCGAGAGTGCCCCGCTTTCCGGGTCCACCGGGGCCCTCCTGCCCCAGGGCACGATATGGGAAGGGGAGTTGGTCTCGGTCATGCCATAGACATTATACAGATACAGCCCGGTCTGTTCCTGAAACTGCTTTACGGTGGCCTCGGACACAGGGGCCCCGCCGCTGTAGGCCTTGATGAAACTGGAGAGGTCCCGTTTCCCCATATCCGGATGATTCAATAAGGCGATGTATACGGTAATGGAGGCCACGGTTACCGTCACCTTCCACTGTTCGATCAGACGGAGGGTCTCTTCCGCATCAAAGCGGTAATAGAGAACCACCGGAATCCCGGTTAAGGCTGCGGCGGCCAGGTGGGCCACCTCTCCGGTGACATGGAACAGGGGAGCCACGCCCAGCACCACATCATGAGCATCGATTTTCTGCATGGCCTGATACACTCGGGCGTTGAAGGCGATGTTGCCGTGGGTGTTCATGGCGCCCTTGGGAGAACCGGTGGTCCCCGAGGTGTAGGTCAGGTAGGCCACGTCTTCAGGAGCAACCCCTGGATCACTCGGTTTTCTGCCCAGAAATTTCTCGATCAACTGAAGCATGTCCATGGCACCGGACACAGGGGCCTTCCTGATCTTTTTCAAAAGCCCGGGCAGGTCGGTTCCAGGAGGAAGAAAATCGAGGGGGGATGTGGTAATGACAGCCTTGACAGCGGTGCCGTCCAAAAAGGAAAGATCGAGATCGGATGCGGTTTCATCCAGGGTCACAAATAGCTTGGCGCCTGAATCCTGGCAGAAATAGGCCAGCTCCTTCTCCTTGTACATGGGGTTGAGGGGCACCACAATGGCCCCTGCCTTCCATGCGGCATAGGCGGTGATGGGGAACTGAGGGACATTTTGAAGATCGACCACGATCCGGTCTCCCTTTTTAATCCCCATATCCTGAAAGGCTGCGGCCAGCTGATTTGAAAGCGTGTCGATTTCTCCGTAGATGATAACCCGGTCGAAATAGATTATGGCCGTGGCATCGGGAACCCGGGCCGATGTTCTTTCAAAGTCGTGGATAGCGGTATCATCTGTTATCTCCAGATCGCCGGGGGACCACTCGGGGTAATTCTTCAGCCAAGGCCGTTTTTCATAAAGGGATTCCATGTTATCCTCCTCCTCATCAGCACGCCGTCCACCCGCCGTCGATATAGATGGTCTGCCCGGTGATGAAGTCGGACGCCGGGGCCGCCAGAAAGATGACAATCCCTTCCAATTCCGGCAAATATCCCCATCGGCCCATGGGCGTTCGCTCGTTGATGAATGTGAAGCGCTCCGGATCGTTGCGGATTTGTGTCACCATCTCGGTCTCGAAATAGGTGGGGCCGATGGCGTTCACCCGAACCCCCTGTTTGGCCCACTCGATGGCCATGACCTTGGTCATCTGATCCACCCCGCCCTTGGCAGAGGCATAGGCAAGCTGATTGGGGAGCCCGATTTTCCCCAGGATGGAACTCATGTTGATGACCTTGCCGTAGCCCCGC contains:
- a CDS encoding DUF721 domain-containing protein, whose product is MNNAMEVSQDMDPSKNELTPLRDIISGLLTDGTLSFNPDDVDIWKVWNEVVGETISESARPSRIRKGRLSVTVSDPIWLQELNFLESTIREKLNSKLGRMAVDKIDFRVGRR
- a CDS encoding methyltransferase produces the protein MEILGSSISEIFAISHQPSAISRPELLPGESIDPFLDGRLQIIQSRDGYRFSIDAILLSQFVTVRPGDRVIDLGTGCGIIPLILLLTRPVGHAVGLEIQEDLASQALRNVQLNGLDQRMGIVLGDIRYPPMAGASADVVICNPPYRKMRSGRINPDPRRAIARHELLASIDDILSAAGYLLKKKGRVALIYPAVRLTDIFVRLRQFNLEPKRIQLNYPNIDSGAKLALIEATQGGRPGMEVLPPLLGQGNFSIAGRP
- a CDS encoding DUF1015 domain-containing protein; translation: MAIVAPFKGLTYNFHQRQDLFRLVAPPYDVISEEEQLRYYEEDPHNVIRLILGKKRTGDSDWDNVYTRAADHFQRWQSDGTLIRSKEASLYVTAMTYDPGNGEPERVRWGIIALARIEDPSSGVILPHERTFSAHKDDRLKLFRACNAQFSQIFGLYEDPENAVLNACTEALSNTPQMDFRLEDGTRHQLWVLNRRSLFKEVSEAMAHKSIFIADGHHRYETARNYRDMMRARYGQRPANRSYEFVMMYLSSMNDKGLTILPSHRMIRKIPGFETKAFLEKVKQWFDVETFPITVPGTPQTSAELKQRLEEAGKERTAFGWYAQDSDRWHLLSLKPGMRGEMGDDLHPSLKALDVLVLSRLIFQKGLGFSKEDLDDEEIFQYQSNISKAVSEVASGKYRMVFLLNPTRMAHVTEVAGNGLVMPRKSTYFYPKVLTGLVLNKIDPYEIIQVP
- a CDS encoding amidohydrolase: MILTEDNHEFQVRDRQGDVSLVIEGGTAVTMAQGEAPIRGARIVISDGRIADIGRMAAVPLPLEGRVETIDAANTLVLPGLINAHTHAAMTLFRGLADDLPLKQWLFEKIFPAEAAGLNPETVYWGALLGCLEMIASGTTCFVDGYFFQDQTVRAAHAAGLRGIMAQGVIDFPAPGVPDPQDNLRVAGDFIRKWTGVSNLITPGVFCHSPLTCSARTLKAAWDLSEAYDLPLQIHLSETGQEVSDTIKRYGKRPVHYLDQLGLLDGSLIAVHGVHLDAGEMARLAERGVKIVHVPESNMKLGSGVAPVAAMMRSGVTLGLGTDGCASNNDLDLFCEMETAAKAAKVFDRDPLSLGAGTALGLATTGGAAVMGLEGELGTLEKGKKADIIIVDLDKPHLCPMYDPVSTLVYSANGSDVRDVIVNGRIIMRKKQFMTIDADEVMGKVREIGKRIGNLKI
- a CDS encoding M23 family metallopeptidase — protein: MAKKRNIGLIAAVISIVVVLGFLGWFLMMIFESEKPNIQLAPLPEYFAEKQELLLTVTDAKRGIRRIEVSVKQEGRVMTVLEKTFSFVGLLNREGTHRFETRFPVDLSSLNLAQGRADFYVSVWDYSRRNGGDGNHSIFEHKMIVDTIPPAIRSLSSLNYANMGGSGLVVYQTSSDATESGLFVNDTFFPGFPAGEGAQEGMYVCYFAIPFDIQGKPEIYLWAEDRAGNHSRGIFNCRIRQKRFRKDKMNISDRFLEQILPYFSSYLKNMTGPDIDKFLKINKDLRLENARTFYELRTKTSPKMLWDGVWIRLKNAANMAGFGDHRTYYYNGEKIDEQTHMGLDLASLANSEVQAANNGRVVFAGDLGIYGLTVVLDHGQGLASTYSHLSGIGVQMDQEVMKGDIIGITGQTGLAGGDHLHYGVMVNGQFVNPIEWWDSHWIQDNVTKKLDMLKK
- a CDS encoding 4-hydroxybutyryl-CoA dehydratase; amino-acid sequence: MKLKNGAEYIESLRQLHPCIYYKGKKIEDVTRHPATAPHVRAAAMTYALANDDEYKDLATAVSHLTGRTISRFTHVHQNIEDLIKKIRLLRVLGQKTATCFQRCVGHDGINATYSVAYEIDETHGTDYLERFKRWLIRIQDENLMVVGAMTDPKGDRSKSAADQPDPDQYLHVVERRDDGIVIRGAKIHMTGAVNSHEILVMPTSAMDERSKDYAVVCAVPVNAPGITMIFGRQANDDRRDNRERIDVGKPSFGAVGGEAVIAFEDVFVPAERVFMDGETDFTGALVYRFAAHHRANYGACKTGLMDVLTGAVSYLAQIQGTAKASHVKDKVTEMIHLCETLYSSSIACSAEGWPTPSGAFMVDTMLANVCKQNVTRFHFEIARLAVDLAGGFIATLPSQYDLESEEIGHLVEKYFSGAKGIPTKHRIKIARLIEAMTGGTALVESMHGAGSPQAQRVMIFREGQLDKKIKLAKKLLGIPAGKKS
- a CDS encoding AMP-binding protein — translated: MESLYEKRPWLKNYPEWSPGDLEITDDTAIHDFERTSARVPDATAIIYFDRVIIYGEIDTLSNQLAAAFQDMGIKKGDRIVVDLQNVPQFPITAYAAWKAGAIVVPLNPMYKEKELAYFCQDSGAKLFVTLDETASDLDLSFLDGTAVKAVITTSPLDFLPPGTDLPGLLKKIRKAPVSGAMDMLQLIEKFLGRKPSDPGVAPEDVAYLTYTSGTTGSPKGAMNTHGNIAFNARVYQAMQKIDAHDVVLGVAPLFHVTGEVAHLAAAALTGIPVVLYYRFDAEETLRLIEQWKVTVTVASITVYIALLNHPDMGKRDLSSFIKAYSGGAPVSEATVKQFQEQTGLYLYNVYGMTETNSPSHIVPWGRRAPVDPESGALSVGVPVPNCVMKIMDLEEGTRELSPGEVGEIIDSGPILIPGYWQKPEETAHAIRGGWLYTGDVGKMDEDGWFYVVDRKKDMIVASGYKVWPRDVEDVIYQHPAVKETAVVGEADPYRGETVKAFVALKEGMKESVTAEDIISFCKARMAAYKYPRKVEFVSEIPKTLTGKFLRRTLREKGAATNR